Genomic window (bacterium):
GTCGGCCTTCGTTGAGTTTTTTAACATCGATAGGTTTCCCTTTTTCATCTAAGACCTTAACATCTAAGGCTAATCCTTGAAGTTCGTGGAATAGGACATTAAAAGATTCAGGCACGCCGGGTCCTGCGGCATTTTCGCCTTTAACAATTGCTTCATATACCTTTGCCCGGCCAATAATATCATCTGATTTTACAGTTAAAAATTCCTGGAGCAGATGCGAGGCACCATAAGCCTCTAATGCCCAGACCTCCATTTCACCAAGTCGTTGTCCACCAAATTGAGCCTTACCACCCAGTGGTTGTTGTGTGACTAATGAATAAGGACCAATAGAGCGAGCATGAATTTTATCCTCTACTAAATGAATTAATTTCATCATGTAAATATAGCCAACCGTAATTTTATCTTTAAATCTTTTTCCTGTTTTTCCATCATAAAGGTAAGCCTTGCCATCTTCAGGTAAGTTTGCTTTTTTAAGATAGTCTTTGATTTCTTCTTCAGTTGCTCCATCAAATACCGGGGAGGTAGTTTTAATTCCTAATTTATGAGCGGCCCAGCCAAGATGAGTTTCTAATATCTGGCCGATATTCATTCTTGAAGGAACTGACAAAGGATTCAAAACCATATCTACTGGTGTGCCATCTTCAAGAAAAGGCATATCTGCTTCGGGTAAGATTTTAGCGATAACACCTTTATTTCCATGTCTGCCGGCAACTTTATCACCAACCATAATCTTTCGTTTAGTTGCCACATAGACTTTAACTAACTCTTCCACGCCAGGTGGAAGGTCATCGCCCTGCCTGGTGGCGAAATACTTAACATCAAGGACTATTCCCTCACTTCCATAAGGATGATGAAGTGAGGTATCCCGAACTTCGCGGACCTTTTCACCAAATATAGAATGAAGTAATTTATATTCTGGAGAAAGTTCTGTCTCCCCTTTTGGAGTAACCTTACCAACTAATATATCGCCTGATTTAACCATAGCACCAATTCTAATAATGCCGCGGTCATCAAGATTTTTCAGTGCTTCAGCGCCCAGATTAGGAATATCGGCGGTAATTTGCTCTGGGCCAAGCTGAGTATCCCTTGCCTCTATTTCATATTTTTCAATATGAATTGAAGTAAAAATATCTTCTTTAACTAACCTTTCGGAAATAGGGATGGCATCTTCAAAATTATATCCTTCCCAGGGCATAAATGCCACCAGGACATTTCTTCCTAATGCCAGTTCGCCATTGTCAGTCGCCGTGCCTTCAGTTAAAGGTTGACCTTTTGAGATTTGTTCTCCCTTTTTAACAATAGGTTTTTGATGAATACAGGTTGCCTGATTAGACCTTTTAAAATTCAATAAGTTATAAGAATATTCTTTCTTATCCTTACCTTTTAATACAATCTCACTTGCCGTCGCCCGAGTTATTATGCCATCAACAGGGGCGATAATCACGATGCCGGAATCTCTGGCAATGTATTGTTCTATGCCTGTGCCAACTAAAGGAGATTCACTAACGAGTAATGGGACTGCCTGGCGCTGCATATTAGACCCCATCAAAGCACGATTGGCATCATCATGTTCCAGGAAAGGAATTAATGCTGTTCCAACACTAATAATCTGTTTTAAAGAGGCATCCATATAATCCACTTTATCATGAGTAACTAATGGAAAATCGTCTCGAAACCTTGCCGCAACTGCCTCCTCTATAAACTCACCATTTTTCCCTATTTTACTACTTGCCTGAGCAATATTATGTTTTTGTTCTTTATCCGCAGTTAGATATTCAATTTGATTAGTAACTTTGCTGTCTAAGACTTTCCGATAGGGAGTTTCAATAAAACCTAATCTATTTACTTTTCCATAAACGCATAGAGATACAATTAGTCCAATATTAGGTCCTTCAGGCGTTTCGATTGGACATATTCTTCCATAGTGAGAGTAGTGGACATCACGAACCTCAAACCCTGCTCTTTCTTTAGATAACCCACCCTGACCTAAAGCAGATAATCTTCGTTTATGAGTTAATTCGGCTAATGGATTTGTTTGGTCCATAAATTGAGAGAGCTGGCTTGAGCCAAAAAATTCATTGATTGCGGCGGTAACTGGTTTGATATTAATGACGGTATGTGGTTTCATTGTCATTATAT
Coding sequences:
- the rpoB gene encoding DNA-directed RNA polymerase subunit beta — protein: MLKQERVSFGKIKEVIDVPSLIAIQKDSFEWFLQKDVPPEQRKPQGLQKVFLETFPIIDFNEKVVLEFVDYSLGEPKYAEEECRDRDITYGVPLRVRLRLICRETGVIQEQEIFMRDIPLMTERGTFIINGAERVIVSQMHRSPGVYFDYDPSTRLYSSRVIPYRGAWLEFELDTNNILFARLGRKRKIIATTFIRAIGYSTIEDILNLFFPDQIRIDKVNENLVGLRLAQQVINKEENEVYRPGMKITNTLLNILKKQRIKKIKILDVESSFILNTLERDDTNSTDEALIKIHNLMRIGEPPNIENAQQTFYRYFFDPLRYDLSEIGRYKINQKLGLSISEEVTTLTKEDIVETVKYMIKLIKKQGEIDDIDHLGNRRVRSVGELLQNQLRIGMSRLERSIRERMAIQDIMTMKPHTVINIKPVTAAINEFFGSSQLSQFMDQTNPLAELTHKRRLSALGQGGLSKERAGFEVRDVHYSHYGRICPIETPEGPNIGLIVSLCVYGKVNRLGFIETPYRKVLDSKVTNQIEYLTADKEQKHNIAQASSKIGKNGEFIEEAVAARFRDDFPLVTHDKVDYMDASLKQIISVGTALIPFLEHDDANRALMGSNMQRQAVPLLVSESPLVGTGIEQYIARDSGIVIIAPVDGIITRATASEIVLKGKDKKEYSYNLLNFKRSNQATCIHQKPIVKKGEQISKGQPLTEGTATDNGELALGRNVLVAFMPWEGYNFEDAIPISERLVKEDIFTSIHIEKYEIEARDTQLGPEQITADIPNLGAEALKNLDDRGIIRIGAMVKSGDILVGKVTPKGETELSPEYKLLHSIFGEKVREVRDTSLHHPYGSEGIVLDVKYFATRQGDDLPPGVEELVKVYVATKRKIMVGDKVAGRHGNKGVIAKILPEADMPFLEDGTPVDMVLNPLSVPSRMNIGQILETHLGWAAHKLGIKTTSPVFDGATEEEIKDYLKKANLPEDGKAYLYDGKTGKRFKDKITVGYIYMMKLIHLVEDKIHARSIGPYSLVTQQPLGGKAQFGGQRLGEMEVWALEAYGASHLLQEFLTVKSDDIIGRAKVYEAIVKGENAAGPGVPESFNVLFHELQGLALDVKVLDEKGKPIDVKKLNEGRRTPPVTMKSQEHLIKPMF